The following proteins come from a genomic window of Vallitaleaceae bacterium 9-2:
- a CDS encoding sodium-dependent transporter encodes MNEKRGQWGSRMGFVIAAIGSAIGLGNIWRFPYVAASNGGGAFLIPYLFALLTAGIPILILEFSIAHKIKRSAPGIFGRISKKTELLGWFQTAISFGIVIYYTAIIGWTINYVLYAINGAWGQDTESFFFNDFLNISDHPLAIGGINTKMLIALALVWLVNYIVLMGGIKSGIEKANKIFMPLLVVCLIVITIRGLTLEGATQGLDYFFRPEFSKLKDPTVWIAAYGQIFYSLSICFGIMMTYASYLPKKTDIVNNAFLTGLGNCSFSILSGIAVFSVLGYMAASQGVAVSEVSTGGIGLAFIVFPTAINALPNMNALMGALFFFCLIFAGFSSSMSILEVIVSGFSDKFESSRKKVLTLTCFVGFIFSFLFVTDAGLYFLDIIDHFINTYAIAVAGLIEIIFLSWYLNLEDVRKYANSMSDFSIGKWWNISLKYLTPILLSVMFVFNTFIDLTKGYENYDLTSLLAIGGSTLVFIVIIAIVLNRMSGASNYHTSLGKGVDLNEC; translated from the coding sequence ATGAACGAAAAAAGAGGACAATGGGGCTCTCGAATGGGATTTGTCATTGCAGCTATCGGATCTGCTATCGGTCTAGGTAATATCTGGCGATTCCCTTATGTTGCAGCGAGCAATGGCGGCGGTGCATTCTTAATACCATACTTATTTGCACTGTTAACTGCAGGTATTCCAATACTCATTCTTGAGTTTTCTATTGCACACAAAATCAAGCGTTCTGCACCTGGAATTTTTGGACGCATCTCAAAAAAAACCGAACTACTTGGCTGGTTTCAAACCGCTATATCTTTTGGAATCGTTATCTATTATACTGCGATTATCGGATGGACGATTAATTATGTACTCTATGCCATTAATGGTGCATGGGGACAAGATACAGAATCATTCTTTTTTAACGATTTTTTAAATATTTCTGATCACCCATTGGCAATTGGTGGAATCAACACAAAAATGTTAATTGCACTTGCCCTTGTATGGCTGGTTAATTATATTGTATTAATGGGTGGTATCAAATCCGGAATTGAAAAGGCAAATAAAATCTTCATGCCACTACTTGTCGTTTGCCTTATTGTTATTACCATTCGTGGATTAACCCTTGAAGGTGCTACTCAAGGACTTGATTATTTTTTCAGACCTGAATTTTCAAAACTCAAAGACCCAACCGTTTGGATTGCGGCTTATGGACAGATTTTTTATTCATTAAGTATATGTTTTGGAATTATGATGACCTATGCCTCATACCTTCCTAAGAAAACAGATATTGTGAACAACGCTTTCTTAACTGGTCTTGGCAACTGTTCTTTTAGTATCTTGTCTGGTATTGCTGTATTTAGTGTTCTTGGATATATGGCTGCAAGCCAGGGAGTTGCTGTTAGTGAAGTATCTACTGGTGGTATCGGTCTTGCCTTTATCGTCTTTCCTACAGCCATTAATGCCCTTCCAAATATGAACGCATTAATGGGCGCACTATTTTTCTTTTGCCTTATTTTTGCCGGATTCAGTTCAAGTATGTCGATACTTGAAGTTATCGTCTCTGGTTTTTCTGATAAGTTTGAAAGTTCTCGAAAAAAAGTGCTTACACTTACATGTTTTGTTGGATTTATTTTCTCATTCTTATTTGTTACAGATGCCGGATTATACTTCTTAGATATTATTGATCACTTCATTAATACCTATGCTATTGCTGTAGCAGGATTAATTGAAATCATCTTCCTAAGCTGGTATCTAAACCTAGAAGATGTACGTAAATATGCTAACAGCATGTCAGACTTTAGTATCGGAAAATGGTGGAATATCTCTTTAAAGTATTTAACCCCCATTTTACTCTCTGTAATGTTTGTATTTAATACTTTTATCGATTTGACAAAGGGCTATGAAAACTACGACTTAACTTCCTTGTTGGCAATTGGAGGTTCAACCCTTGTCTTTATCGTTATTATCGCTATCGTACTTAATCGCATGAGTGGAGCATCAAACTATCATACTTCGCTTGGAAAAGGAGTTGATTTGAATGAGTGTTAG
- a CDS encoding MetS family NSS transporter small subunit — protein sequence MSVSAIIMAFLSIAITWGGFAYCLRIALKTNA from the coding sequence ATGAGTGTTAGTGCAATCATCATGGCTTTTTTATCCATTGCAATCACTTGGGGTGGATTTGCGTATTGTCTACGTATTGCCTTAAAAACAAATGCATAG
- a CDS encoding Gfo/Idh/MocA family oxidoreductase — protein sequence MKKVKAILIGAGARGAKAYGPYALENPEELEFVGVAEPIKSRREEFCKEHNIAEEFAFESYEPLLEKKIDADVALVCTQDQLHYEPAVMALEAGYNVLLEKPIVSPKECIGIEKAVKESGKNLTICHVLRYTPFFGKIKELIDTNKIGDLVAITHNENVGYFHAAHSYVRGNWRKESESSPMILAKSCHDMDILMWLVGDQCKQVSSFGSLKHFKASNAPEGAAKRCVECSIRDTCPYSALDIYMDQNNNGWPVNVITEDLSYEGRMRALEEGPYGRCVYYCDNDVVDHQAVILEFDNGVTATFHMNAFSYNVNRTIRVSGTRGEIIGDMEEEIIHLYDFKEDTKTHIPLDKITDNDYGHGGGDFGLMQALVQSLREPETYTMRSEIGSAIASHMVTFAAEESRVKGEVIKL from the coding sequence ATGAAAAAGGTAAAAGCAATATTAATTGGAGCGGGAGCTAGAGGGGCTAAAGCCTATGGCCCTTATGCGCTGGAGAACCCAGAAGAACTGGAGTTTGTCGGTGTGGCTGAGCCGATTAAGTCAAGACGCGAAGAATTTTGCAAAGAGCATAATATAGCCGAAGAATTTGCGTTTGAAAGTTATGAACCATTGTTGGAGAAAAAAATAGATGCGGATGTTGCGTTGGTATGTACACAAGATCAGTTGCACTATGAGCCGGCAGTTATGGCTTTAGAAGCAGGATATAATGTGTTGCTAGAAAAGCCGATTGTTAGTCCAAAGGAATGTATCGGTATTGAAAAAGCGGTAAAAGAATCGGGAAAAAATTTGACTATCTGTCATGTGTTACGTTATACACCCTTCTTTGGAAAAATAAAAGAGCTAATTGATACAAATAAAATCGGAGATCTTGTTGCAATTACCCATAATGAAAATGTTGGATATTTTCATGCGGCACATAGCTATGTTCGAGGTAATTGGAGAAAAGAAAGCGAATCCAGCCCTATGATTTTAGCAAAATCCTGTCATGATATGGATATTCTTATGTGGCTTGTAGGCGATCAATGTAAGCAAGTCAGTTCCTTTGGTTCGCTAAAACACTTTAAAGCAAGCAATGCACCTGAAGGTGCCGCTAAGCGATGTGTGGAGTGCTCAATTCGTGATACGTGCCCTTATAGCGCTCTAGATATTTATATGGATCAAAACAATAATGGTTGGCCGGTGAATGTTATTACAGAAGATCTGTCTTATGAAGGAAGAATGCGTGCGCTAGAAGAAGGTCCATATGGTCGTTGTGTTTACTATTGCGATAACGATGTTGTAGATCATCAAGCCGTTATTCTTGAGTTTGACAATGGAGTGACAGCAACATTTCATATGAATGCTTTTTCTTACAATGTGAATCGTACGATTCGTGTCAGTGGTACGCGAGGCGAGATTATTGGAGATATGGAAGAAGAAATCATTCATTTGTATGATTTTAAGGAAGATACCAAAACACACATTCCATTAGATAAAATAACGGATAACGATTATGGTCATGGGGGCGGAGATTTTGGTCTGATGCAAGCATTGGTGCAGTCGTTAAGAGAGCCGGAGACCTATACAATGCGAAGTGAGATTGGTAGCGCTATTGCAAGCCATATGGTTACTTTTGCTGCTGAAGAGTCACGCGTAAAAGGTGAAGTTATCAAATTATAG
- a CDS encoding carbohydrate ABC transporter permease: MVFSTIKKNGVKSVITLIAIAWLYPIILIAINSFKPYNEIINAFLSLPSSISFAMYIETWVDFNFLVLFRNTIIYTVVTVIFIGIFAPMAAYKLSRVKTKLSYLIFFIIILPMMVPFQTYMITLTKFMGNLDLLGTRVGYIFANIGLCMPLAVFMIHGFVKNIPIELEESAYIDGASKLRSYIQITLPLLKPILITVLVIDTLAVWNDVIVNILILGGKPATLNIQNALYSKFSAMQSDWEHALPGLMISTIPNIIFFIFMQKYIVGGITAGAIKG, translated from the coding sequence ATGGTATTTTCGACAATTAAAAAAAATGGGGTCAAGAGTGTTATTACTCTAATTGCCATTGCGTGGCTTTATCCAATTATCCTCATCGCAATAAACTCATTTAAACCATATAATGAAATTATCAATGCTTTTTTGAGTTTGCCGAGTTCGATTTCATTTGCGATGTATATCGAGACATGGGTTGACTTTAACTTTTTAGTATTATTTCGCAATACAATTATTTATACAGTGGTTACGGTTATATTTATTGGAATCTTTGCGCCCATGGCAGCGTATAAGCTTTCAAGGGTGAAGACAAAATTAAGTTATTTGATTTTCTTCATTATTATCTTACCTATGATGGTACCATTTCAAACGTATATGATCACCTTGACCAAATTTATGGGAAACCTTGATTTACTTGGAACAAGAGTCGGATATATTTTTGCGAATATTGGATTATGTATGCCGCTAGCTGTTTTTATGATTCATGGGTTTGTAAAAAACATACCTATCGAGTTAGAAGAAAGCGCATATATTGATGGGGCTTCAAAATTAAGGTCATATATTCAGATTACATTACCCTTATTAAAACCGATTTTAATTACTGTATTGGTTATTGATACATTGGCAGTTTGGAATGATGTTATTGTCAACATCTTAATTTTAGGAGGAAAGCCTGCAACACTGAATATTCAAAACGCATTGTATAGTAAGTTCTCTGCAATGCAATCAGATTGGGAACATGCGTTACCTGGATTAATGATATCAACAATCCCCAATATCATCTTTTTCATATTTATGCAAAAGTATATTGTAGGTGGTATAACAGCGGGTGCGATTAAAGGATAA
- a CDS encoding sugar ABC transporter permease produces the protein MKNKKAKGIMELLFFSGPALLSVIMITIIPFLMNIYYSVFDWNGISKEMNFVGFNNFVRIFTKDAQFKSSFLFTLQFSIIYIIVINVLAIIIANYLSESYWLSNITRAFYFLPYIISLVAISLIWRFLLGPGFTYLYEWTGIELFGISWLGDPRYALVSVVLISVWQNMGFFMIIYIAGFMAIPNSLLEASSIDGASKIKRFLKIKLPLLMPSVTICIFYSLTFGLKLFDIILVLTKGGPGNATRTVAFDIYNDAFLSNRYGLATAKSLIFFAVVLIVTVIQLRYFKNKEVEY, from the coding sequence GTGAAGAATAAAAAAGCTAAAGGTATAATGGAACTCTTATTTTTTTCAGGACCGGCACTACTTTCGGTGATTATGATAACGATTATTCCCTTTTTAATGAATATTTACTATTCTGTGTTTGATTGGAATGGTATAAGTAAAGAAATGAACTTTGTTGGGTTTAATAATTTTGTGCGAATTTTTACAAAAGATGCTCAGTTTAAAAGTAGTTTTCTCTTTACACTTCAATTTTCGATTATCTATATCATTGTTATTAATGTACTGGCAATAATTATTGCAAACTATCTTTCAGAAAGTTACTGGCTAAGTAATATAACACGAGCATTTTATTTTTTGCCATATATTATTAGTTTAGTTGCAATCAGTTTGATATGGCGTTTTTTACTAGGACCGGGATTTACATATTTGTATGAGTGGACCGGTATTGAATTATTTGGCATCAGCTGGTTAGGAGATCCAAGATACGCCTTGGTATCTGTTGTTTTAATTTCGGTATGGCAAAATATGGGCTTTTTTATGATTATATATATCGCTGGATTCATGGCGATTCCTAATAGTTTACTTGAAGCATCATCTATTGATGGTGCTTCAAAAATTAAACGATTTTTGAAAATAAAATTACCACTATTAATGCCATCCGTTACCATATGTATTTTCTACTCTCTAACATTTGGACTCAAGTTATTTGATATTATCCTTGTATTGACTAAAGGAGGTCCGGGAAATGCGACAAGAACCGTCGCTTTTGATATATATAATGATGCGTTTTTGTCCAATAGATATGGATTAGCAACGGCTAAATCATTGATTTTTTTTGCAGTGGTTTTAATCGTTACAGTCATTCAACTTCGTTATTTTAAAAATAAGGAGGTGGAATATTAA
- a CDS encoding extracellular solute-binding protein, with translation MKKKLLVIMVCLCAVLLGACGKESANKEGASQENTNSEPIEITMLTAMAYGTEGLDLAVESFQKTHPNVTFDIQHIPNDYETILKSRINAGEFPDIIAAQTGSMVASYYDFAYDFSEDPVIEKFNPNAIELSKSPEGKVLSLPWTYETMGIIYNKDLFEQAGITELPATLDELEAVCKELESQGILPFATAFKETWVLAHIASHYMTTENTDPVKTVEALSNGEITFDTMDNFNNLYRLLDMMIEYGPNKNLETDWEKSENMLANGEAAMIHMGDWCEATLKEFNPDVNVGFLPVPISNNAQESYLLSSISWQLLANKDSEHLDMTTEFLKHILTSEEGQAWMTEYVGAVPAVTTDMDVTGMLASSAKTSIDEGMTRPWNHTLWPSGYNMKMGAFLQEYLFGVSEIEQTNEKLTTGWLEQIH, from the coding sequence ATGAAAAAGAAGTTATTGGTGATTATGGTATGTTTGTGTGCAGTGTTGCTTGGAGCATGTGGCAAGGAAAGTGCGAATAAAGAGGGGGCTAGTCAAGAAAATACGAACTCAGAACCAATTGAGATTACAATGCTTACAGCAATGGCATATGGAACAGAAGGTCTAGATTTAGCGGTGGAAAGCTTTCAAAAGACGCATCCGAATGTTACCTTTGATATTCAGCATATCCCAAATGATTATGAGACAATTTTAAAATCAAGAATTAATGCAGGTGAGTTTCCGGATATTATTGCTGCTCAAACCGGATCAATGGTAGCATCGTATTATGACTTTGCATATGATTTTTCAGAAGATCCAGTAATAGAAAAGTTTAATCCGAATGCAATTGAATTATCCAAGAGTCCAGAGGGCAAAGTTCTAAGCCTACCTTGGACATATGAAACAATGGGAATTATCTATAATAAAGATCTCTTTGAACAAGCTGGAATAACAGAACTTCCAGCAACGCTAGATGAACTGGAGGCAGTATGTAAAGAGTTAGAGTCTCAAGGAATCTTGCCGTTTGCGACAGCATTTAAAGAGACTTGGGTTTTGGCACATATTGCATCCCATTATATGACAACGGAAAATACTGATCCTGTAAAAACTGTAGAAGCACTTTCAAATGGAGAGATTACCTTTGATACAATGGACAATTTTAATAATTTATATCGGCTTCTTGATATGATGATAGAATATGGACCGAATAAAAATTTGGAGACAGATTGGGAAAAATCAGAGAATATGCTAGCAAATGGTGAAGCAGCGATGATTCATATGGGAGACTGGTGCGAGGCAACATTAAAAGAGTTTAACCCAGATGTTAATGTAGGATTTCTTCCGGTACCGATAAGCAATAATGCACAAGAGTCGTATTTACTTTCAAGTATCTCTTGGCAATTACTTGCCAATAAAGATTCAGAACATCTAGACATGACTACAGAATTCTTAAAGCATATCCTAACATCAGAAGAAGGACAAGCGTGGATGACAGAGTATGTAGGAGCAGTTCCAGCAGTAACAACAGATATGGATGTGACAGGAATGCTTGCAAGTTCGGCCAAGACATCGATTGATGAAGGGATGACAAGACCATGGAATCATACGCTATGGCCATCAGGCTATAATATGAAGATGGGAGCTTTTTTACAGGAATATCTCTTCGGAGTGTCTGAGATCGAACAGACAAATGAAAAATTGACAACAGGTTGGTTAGAACAAATACATTAA
- a CDS encoding AraC family transcriptional regulator — MQIDYQKMKSNSLGRVLDIDNIYTLFDHTLNKEYTTYGESHDFWEFVYVNKGKLYVDTCGMIIEINEGEFILHRPNDYHRHFVLNNSANINIASFNCDYPDLYKISRVALNISPLAQNMIRNIFHIVHFVFERYEPGVGFYKKGERNMLQEQLIRNCLESALISIISDIDGRTLAIEPSNEFEMKNALLVKNVIKFLKEKVNESITIDEICERFHVCKTTLSVNFKEGTSKSVFDYYNHLKIIRSMELLSDKCKNVGEVAVELNYSSSQYFSKMFKKYTGVSPREFQRKISENVDGIKEDYFPR; from the coding sequence ATGCAAATTGATTATCAAAAGATGAAAAGCAATTCATTAGGTAGAGTTCTTGATATTGATAACATATATACACTGTTTGATCATACCCTGAATAAAGAGTATACCACCTATGGTGAAAGCCATGATTTTTGGGAATTTGTCTATGTCAACAAAGGTAAATTATATGTGGATACATGCGGGATGATTATAGAAATCAACGAAGGTGAATTCATATTACACCGTCCAAATGATTATCATCGGCATTTTGTCTTGAACAATTCTGCCAATATTAATATTGCAAGCTTTAATTGTGACTATCCTGATTTGTATAAGATATCACGAGTAGCCCTTAACATAAGCCCCTTAGCGCAAAATATGATTCGTAATATATTCCATATTGTTCATTTTGTCTTTGAACGCTATGAACCGGGAGTAGGTTTTTATAAAAAGGGAGAAAGAAATATGTTGCAGGAGCAACTGATACGAAACTGCCTTGAATCAGCATTGATTTCAATTATTAGTGACATAGACGGACGAACATTAGCTATAGAGCCCAGTAATGAATTTGAAATGAAAAATGCCCTTCTAGTCAAGAATGTTATTAAATTTTTAAAAGAAAAAGTGAATGAAAGTATAACCATTGATGAAATATGTGAACGGTTTCACGTATGTAAAACAACACTTTCTGTCAATTTTAAAGAAGGAACGTCAAAAAGTGTATTCGACTACTATAATCATCTAAAAATTATCCGGTCCATGGAACTGTTATCGGACAAATGTAAAAATGTTGGTGAAGTAGCAGTGGAACTAAATTATTCATCGAGCCAGTACTTTAGTAAAATGTTCAAAAAATATACAGGTGTATCACCTCGTGAATTTCAAAGAAAAATATCAGAAAATGTTGATGGCATAAAAGAAGACTATTTTCCAAGATAA